The Coriobacteriia bacterium DNA segment CTATGGCCGCAACGCGTCGTATTACGACGACTCCCCGTGGGAGCTCCTCATGGAGTACGAGGGCAAGGACGTCTGCTCCGTCTACGACGAGCTTCACGACGTCTGGATCGCCGCGAGCCTCGGCACGACACTGCGCGCGAACGGCGGCATCGACCTGATGGCGACCTACGGCGCGGATGGCAAGCTTACGGGCCTCGTCGAATGCGACGTCACCCTTCCTGGGGACTCGCTTGCCGGCGATGACGGCGAGATTGCGCATGTCAGCGGCCCCGGGGCCGTCATGTTCGCCTCCAGCGTTAGTGGCGACGGGGAGGTTTTCGCGGACAGCGTGGCGGCGGCATCTAGCGCGGACGAGCAAGCGGATGCCGTGGCATCCAGCGTCGCCGGCGGCAAGGCCGCAGACACGGCCGATCCTTCCGTCGTGTCGAGCGAAGCCGCTTCCGGGACGGACGTTCTCGCGCTCGATGCTGATGGCGCCTCTGGAGCTGACGCTCTTGTCTTCTCGACTGACAGCGCGAGCGGCACGGATCCCGCCGATGCGTCGGGCAGCTCTCTTGTTCTGTCTGGCGAGGCGACGGGCGCTGTTGCGAGCGAGACGACCTCGGGCGTCGCTCGCGGCCTGGCGCCTTCGGTGAGTGCCGATGCGGCGAGTGCCTTCGTGCGGTACGTTGATTCGAGCGAGGAGGGCACGGCCGACTCGCGTGACGTGCTTGCCTGGTACGAGCAGTTCGAGCCGTTCGGTCTCACCTACGACGCCAGGAGTGGGACGCTGACCTATCACGATGGCGACGCGCGTATTCCCGTGCATCAGTTCGTCGACGAGGAGGGCTCCAGCCTCTCCCTGTTCGAAGACGCACGCGTCCGCGATGGCATCAACCTACGCACCGTGCGCGATACCAACGGCAAGCTGACCGGTCTCGAGGAGTTCGCTGGCGAGTACGAGATCGGCTAGCAGAGCCGGCCTCGGGTCGAGAAGCCGCGTCACATCTTTCGGAAGCCTCTCCCTCGTCCCCGCAGCGCGCACCAGCGCTGTGGGGACGTTGCTATGTAGCCGCCTCTAACCTGGAGTCTCGCTGGTGACGACTGTCGTGACGCTGTCGGCACTCTTGTGTGGGGATGCCATGGGGTATGCTGCACGTATCCGTTCCATGAGACACTCAGGTACAGTAGGAGTCAATTAGCGATATTGATTCCTGTTAAGAGGTACCGTGTGCCAGCCAAAAGGCCGGGCGCGCGGGAGGGGAGAGGTATGAGTAAACTCAGGGTGGTCCCCCGGGTTACCACCGACACGAAGATAGGTGGCGTGCTCGACGAGTTCGTGCGACGCGTCTCCACGACGCCGACGGGCATGTGCCCTGTGGCGCTACAGCTCTCGATGGTGCAGGCCAGCGCCGCCCAGACGTGTGGCAAGTGCATTCCGTGCCGCGACGGCCTGCCGCAGCTCGCCAAGCTGCTCGAGAGGATCGTCGCCTGCGAGGCCGACGCCACGGATGCCACGCTCGAGCAGGTGCGCTCGCTCGCTACGTGGATTCGCGACGCCTCGGACTGTGCCATCGGCTACGAGGCCGGCCGCGCGTTCCTCGAGGGGCTCGACACGTTTGCCGACGAGTATGCCAGCCACGTGCAGGCGCACCACTGCCGCGAGGACGTTGCCCAGCAGGTTCCGTGCGAGGCCATGTGCCCCGCTCACGTCAACGCGCCCGGCTACATCGCCCTGGTGCGCGAGGGCGACTACGCCGGCGCCGTCAACATGGTGCGCAAGGACAACCCCTTCCCCACGGCGTGTGCCCTCGTGTGCGAGCACCCCTGCGAGACGCGCTGCCGTCGTCGTCTCATCGACGCGCCCATCAACATCCGCGGCATCAAGAAGTTCGCCGTCGACCAGACGCCGGCTGACAAGGTGGCCACGCCGCCACGCCTGCCCGACACCGGGCGCCGCATCGCCGTCGTGGGAGCGGGCTGCGCGGGCCTGACGTGCGCCTACTTCCTCGCGCTCATGGGCCATCGCGTCGACGTGTTCGAGGCCCAGGACCAGCTCGGTGGCATGCTGCGCTACGGCATCCCCGCCTACCGTTTTCCGCGCGAGCGCCTCGACGAGGACGTCAACGGCATCCTGTCCGTCGGCAACATCGAGGTGCACACGGGTGTCACCGTCGACGCCGCCAAGATGGCCGAGATCGCGCGCGATTACGATGCGGCGTTCGTCGCTATCGGCGCACACACTGGCAAGCCGCTGCGCCTCGAGGGCGTCGACGCGGAGGGCGTCGTGCCGGCCGTCGAGATGCTGCGCGAGATCGGCTACGACCGCTATCCCGACTTCACCGGCAAGAAGGTTGCCATCATCGGCGGCGGCAACGTCGCCATGGACTGCTGCCGCACGGCCGTGCGCGCCGGTGCCGACGAGGTGACGTGCATCTACCGCCGTCGCCTCGAGGACATGACGGCCCTGCCCGAGGAGGTCGAGGCCGCCATCGCCGAGGGCGTCGAGATGATGACGCTCGCTGCCCCGGCAGCCATCGAGAAGGACGCCGACGGCCACTGCGCCGCCGTTATCGTGCAGCCGCAGATGATCGGCCCCGTCAAGCGCGGACGTCCTGCACCGCTGGACGCCAGCAAGCCTCAGCAGCGCGTCGAGGCCGACGTCGTGCTCATCGCCGTGGGCCAGGACGTCGTGAGCGGCCCGTTCGAGGAGTTTGGCATGCAGGCCGACCGCGGCCTGTTCCGCGCCGACGCCGAGCTGCACGCGCCGGGCTTCGAGAACGTCTTCGTGGGCGGCGACTGTCAGAGCGGGCCGGGCAGCGCCATCATGGCCATTGGGGCTGGCAAGGTCGCCGCGCGCAACATCGACGAGTACCTGGGCTACCACCACAAGCTCAACTGCGGCGTCACCGTTCCCGAGCCGCGCCCCAATGACCCGACGCCCACGGGCCGCGTCAACGTCGCCGAGCGCCCCGTGCGTGAGCGCAAGCATGACTTCGCGGCCGTCGAGTGCGAGATGACCCCGGAGGAGGCGGCCCAGGAGTGCGGCCGCTGCCTGCGCTGCGACCACTACGGCTGCGGCGTGCTCGTGGGAGGGAGGACCCAGTATGTCTAACAGCAAGCCCGTCTACGCTGCGCCGGCACCCAACCACGTGCCGGCGGAGGCGCCCCTGGTGCACCTGACGATCGACGGCACGCCGGTAGAGGTGTGCGAGGGCACGACGATCCTGCAGGCCGCACGGTCGGTGCCCATCCCCATCCCCACGCTGTGCTACCTCAAGAACGCCAACGCTATCGGCTCATGCCGCGTGTGCGTCGTCGAGGTCGAGGGGCGTACCCAGCTCGCCGCCGCCTGCAACACGCCGGTGTTCGAGGGCATGGTCGTGCGCACGAACACTGAGCGCGTCCAGGCCGCCCGCCGCATGGCGCTTGACCTCATCGTCTCCAACCTGGGTGCCGACCCGTC contains these protein-coding regions:
- a CDS encoding FAD-dependent oxidoreductase — its product is MSKLRVVPRVTTDTKIGGVLDEFVRRVSTTPTGMCPVALQLSMVQASAAQTCGKCIPCRDGLPQLAKLLERIVACEADATDATLEQVRSLATWIRDASDCAIGYEAGRAFLEGLDTFADEYASHVQAHHCREDVAQQVPCEAMCPAHVNAPGYIALVREGDYAGAVNMVRKDNPFPTACALVCEHPCETRCRRRLIDAPINIRGIKKFAVDQTPADKVATPPRLPDTGRRIAVVGAGCAGLTCAYFLALMGHRVDVFEAQDQLGGMLRYGIPAYRFPRERLDEDVNGILSVGNIEVHTGVTVDAAKMAEIARDYDAAFVAIGAHTGKPLRLEGVDAEGVVPAVEMLREIGYDRYPDFTGKKVAIIGGGNVAMDCCRTAVRAGADEVTCIYRRRLEDMTALPEEVEAAIAEGVEMMTLAAPAAIEKDADGHCAAVIVQPQMIGPVKRGRPAPLDASKPQQRVEADVVLIAVGQDVVSGPFEEFGMQADRGLFRADAELHAPGFENVFVGGDCQSGPGSAIMAIGAGKVAARNIDEYLGYHHKLNCGVTVPEPRPNDPTPTGRVNVAERPVRERKHDFAAVECEMTPEEAAQECGRCLRCDHYGCGVLVGGRTQYV